The following proteins are encoded in a genomic region of Fundidesulfovibrio soli:
- a CDS encoding alpha/beta hydrolase, which yields MNDTACLLIHGFAGTPFEMRPLADTLEAAGARVSTPALPGHAASVERWAATRWADWQGCVEDEYLRLAADHERVFALGLSMGGSLCLDLARRHRLAGVVTVASPVYLYRFLPPSSSDWRIPFTGLLRRLRPIWPTTPGRPESRAIAPWRGYEGVVALEPLYSLIHGLRELRCNLGQITAPLLAMHAPGDKQVPAGNLWEIVRGVRSPLRRAVLLEIEERVTSHHMLTTHREAGPVVNRLCARFVSAGG from the coding sequence ATGAACGACACCGCCTGCCTGCTGATCCACGGCTTCGCAGGCACACCCTTCGAGATGCGGCCCCTGGCCGACACACTTGAGGCGGCCGGGGCGCGCGTGAGCACGCCTGCGCTCCCCGGCCACGCCGCCAGCGTGGAGCGGTGGGCAGCCACCCGCTGGGCGGATTGGCAGGGGTGCGTCGAGGACGAATATCTGCGCCTGGCGGCGGACCACGAGCGGGTCTTCGCGCTTGGTCTCTCCATGGGCGGCAGCCTCTGCCTGGACCTTGCGCGCAGGCACCGCCTGGCCGGGGTGGTCACCGTCGCCTCCCCAGTCTATCTGTACCGGTTCCTGCCCCCTTCCAGCTCGGACTGGCGCATCCCCTTCACCGGGCTGCTGCGTCGACTGCGCCCCATCTGGCCCACAACGCCGGGGCGGCCCGAGTCACGCGCCATCGCCCCCTGGCGTGGCTACGAGGGCGTGGTGGCCCTGGAGCCTCTGTACAGCCTGATCCACGGGCTCAGGGAGCTGCGCTGCAACCTGGGGCAGATCACCGCGCCGCTTCTGGCCATGCACGCCCCGGGCGACAAGCAGGTGCCCGCGGGGAATCTGTGGGAGATCGTGAGGGGGGTGCGCTCGCCGCTCAGGCGCGCGGTTCTTCTGGAGATTGAGGAGCGAGTGACCAGCCACCACATGCTGACCACCCACCGGGAGGCGGGGCCGGTGGTGAACAGGCTCTGCGCCCGGTTCGTGTCCGCAGGGGGCTGA
- the tsaE gene encoding tRNA (adenosine(37)-N6)-threonylcarbamoyltransferase complex ATPase subunit type 1 TsaE — MELFLPDEDATLALGRALALSLPEGWETPSALLRAELGSGKTTLARGFVAALPGCEQAEVASPSFNLANIYPTRPQVLHLDLYRLGEGLTGDGLEELLEAGPADACRVLLVEWAQFMPEGSLPDDWLSILLSEEGEGRRAVLEAHGPKAALWLERTTRTYLKSDLS; from the coding sequence GTGGAGCTCTTTCTGCCCGACGAGGACGCCACCCTGGCCCTTGGCCGGGCGCTGGCCCTGAGCCTCCCCGAAGGGTGGGAGACCCCCTCCGCCCTCTTGCGGGCGGAGCTGGGATCGGGCAAAACCACCCTGGCCCGGGGCTTCGTGGCCGCCCTGCCCGGCTGCGAGCAGGCCGAGGTGGCCAGCCCCAGCTTCAACCTGGCCAACATCTATCCCACCCGGCCCCAGGTCCTCCACCTGGACCTCTACCGTCTGGGCGAAGGCCTGACGGGCGACGGACTGGAGGAGCTGCTGGAGGCTGGCCCGGCGGACGCCTGCCGCGTCCTCCTGGTGGAGTGGGCGCAGTTCATGCCCGAGGGGAGCCTGCCCGACGACTGGCTCTCCATCCTATTGAGCGAGGAAGGCGAAGGGCGTAGGGCGGTGCTCGAAGCCCATGGCCCCAAAGCCGCACTCTGGCTCGAAAGGACAACTAGAACCTACTTAAAAAGCGACCTGTCATGA
- a CDS encoding amidohydrolase — MKAAPLPPCDTLIRAGTLVTQDGQRQVLTDAALAVRDGLVAAVGPWSELSATPAKRTLDLSADIVLPGLVNAHTHAPMTVFRGMEDDLPLMEWLTRHIWPAEARLSEEIVAIGTALACAEMLASGTTAFCDMYLFEKTVAATASDIGIRAVLGEGVFDTPTPSTPSQERAFEKVDELIAFCASRPLLRPCLVAHSVYATNHPALLRLDGIARDNGLILTLHAAETASETALCLERFGKRPVDVLEELGLMRPGLLVAHAVDVTQEEIELMAAKGVAVAHNPRSNMKLASGMAPVLALRSAGVTVGLGTDGAASNNALNMFAEMGAAALLGKVREMDPTALPAHAVLDMATVDSARAVGWPELGSLAPGSPADLTALRGGLPHLQPLNNPVSHLAYAANGGDVRLTMVAGDVLYDDGRFTSFDYPALLREMNSVRKWLAGA, encoded by the coding sequence ATGAAAGCCGCCCCCCTCCCCCCCTGCGACACGCTCATCCGCGCCGGAACCCTCGTCACCCAGGACGGGCAACGGCAGGTGCTCACGGACGCCGCACTCGCCGTGCGGGACGGCCTCGTTGCCGCCGTGGGCCCCTGGTCCGAGCTGTCCGCCACGCCCGCCAAACGCACGCTGGACCTCTCGGCGGACATCGTGCTGCCGGGGCTGGTCAACGCCCACACCCACGCCCCCATGACGGTTTTCCGGGGCATGGAGGACGACCTGCCCCTCATGGAGTGGCTCACCAGGCACATCTGGCCCGCGGAAGCCCGCCTCAGCGAAGAGATCGTGGCCATCGGCACCGCCCTGGCCTGCGCCGAGATGCTGGCATCCGGCACCACGGCCTTCTGCGACATGTACCTTTTCGAGAAAACCGTGGCCGCCACCGCCTCGGATATCGGCATCCGGGCCGTGCTGGGCGAGGGCGTTTTCGACACTCCCACGCCCTCCACCCCCAGCCAGGAGCGCGCCTTCGAAAAGGTGGACGAGCTGATTGCCTTCTGCGCCTCCCGGCCGCTGCTGCGCCCCTGCCTGGTGGCCCACTCGGTGTACGCCACCAACCACCCCGCCCTGCTGCGCCTGGACGGCATCGCCAGGGACAACGGCTTGATCCTGACCCTGCACGCGGCAGAGACAGCCTCCGAGACGGCCTTGTGCCTGGAGCGGTTCGGCAAGCGGCCCGTGGACGTACTGGAGGAGTTGGGGCTGATGCGCCCTGGCCTGCTGGTGGCCCACGCCGTGGACGTGACGCAAGAGGAGATAGAACTCATGGCCGCCAAGGGCGTGGCCGTGGCCCACAACCCGCGCAGCAACATGAAGCTGGCCTCGGGCATGGCCCCGGTGCTGGCCTTGCGCTCCGCCGGGGTGACCGTGGGCCTGGGCACCGACGGCGCGGCCAGCAACAACGCGCTGAACATGTTCGCGGAGATGGGCGCGGCGGCGCTCCTGGGCAAGGTGCGCGAGATGGACCCCACCGCCCTGCCCGCCCATGCCGTGCTGGACATGGCCACAGTGGATTCGGCCCGGGCCGTGGGCTGGCCGGAGCTTGGCTCGTTGGCCCCGGGCTCCCCGGCGGACCTGACCGCCCTGCGCGGCGGACTGCCGCACCTGCAGCCGCTCAACAACCCAGTGTCGCACCTGGCCTACGCGGCCAACGGGGGCGACGTCCGGCTGACCATGGTGGCGGGCGACGTGCTCTACGATGACGGGCGGTTCACAAGCTTCGATTACCCCGCCCTGCTGCGCGAGATGAATTCGGTGCGAAAATGGCTCGCAGGCGCTTGA
- a CDS encoding CBS domain-containing protein, producing MLSAKDIMTRDVITFSPDTPISEAAATLLDKHINGCPVVDAGGALVGILCQSDLVAQQKKLALPTVFTLLDGLLPMTSMADLDREMEKIAAIKVSQAMSADPESVGPETPLEDLASLMVERGFHTLPVVDGGKVVGVIGMEDILRTLSGK from the coding sequence ATGTTATCAGCAAAAGACATAATGACCCGCGACGTCATCACCTTCTCGCCGGACACCCCCATCAGCGAGGCGGCCGCCACGCTGCTGGACAAGCACATCAACGGCTGCCCCGTGGTGGACGCCGGCGGCGCCCTGGTGGGCATCCTCTGCCAGTCCGACCTGGTGGCCCAGCAGAAGAAGCTGGCCCTGCCCACGGTGTTCACCCTGCTCGACGGCCTGTTGCCCATGACCTCCATGGCCGACCTGGACCGCGAGATGGAAAAGATCGCGGCCATCAAGGTCTCGCAGGCCATGAGCGCGGACCCGGAGTCCGTCGGGCCGGAGACCCCCCTGGAGGATCTGGCGTCCCTGATGGTTGAACGCGGCTTCCACACCCTGCCGGTCGTGGACGGCGGCAAGGTGGTGGGCGTGATCGGCATGGAGGACATCCTGCGCACGCTCAGCGGCAAATAG
- a CDS encoding PAS domain-containing hybrid sensor histidine kinase/response regulator, with amino-acid sequence MARTERCPSCNSVCPSTGDRCCEALFSGQLLYLEDFPTPVWRTDANGRLDYCNHTWNDFTGRTLSDELESGPLANIHPDDRDLYQENFNRSLTDREPLEVQYRLSCRGQWRWVADRGRPYHDAQGRFAGLIGSCFDITDSIRQEVELRRANAASQEAIKAKAEFLANISHEIRTPLNGIMGMLSALEDTPMTEEQSELLSIAGYSARQLLGVLNDVLDAARIEAGNLHLHEAPLHLGELLRKGMGVYEVEAANLELQLETSIGKELERELVLLDEVRVRQLLFNLTGNAIKFTRPGGTVSTTAWLAGSQGRRRLVLIVSDTGIGIPLDKLPHIFEPFVQADGGLTRQYGGVGLGLSIVRKLVAAMGGSLCVSSSPGEGADFVISLPVQTKPLRRPASGKQRHPSPDLPPPMKALLAEDDTIGRLTGTRMLEKLGMEVACAQNGHQAVEMFRSSQYDIVFMDVQMPVMDGLAATRAIREAETAASSKSRTPIVAMTAHAMDGDRDICLQAGMDGYVAKPLDKDKLVEAVKLALASCGK; translated from the coding sequence ATGGCCCGAACGGAGCGCTGCCCGTCCTGCAACAGCGTCTGCCCCAGCACGGGGGACCGCTGCTGCGAAGCCCTCTTCTCCGGCCAGCTCCTCTATCTTGAGGATTTCCCCACCCCGGTCTGGCGCACCGACGCCAACGGCCGCCTGGACTACTGCAACCACACCTGGAATGATTTCACCGGACGCACCCTGAGCGATGAGCTCGAGTCCGGCCCACTGGCCAACATCCACCCCGACGACCGGGACCTCTACCAGGAGAACTTCAATCGTTCCCTGACCGATAGAGAACCGCTGGAGGTTCAGTACCGCCTGAGCTGCCGGGGGCAGTGGCGCTGGGTGGCGGACAGGGGGCGGCCCTACCATGACGCCCAGGGCCGTTTCGCGGGACTCATCGGCAGCTGCTTCGACATCACCGACAGCATCCGCCAGGAGGTCGAACTGCGCCGGGCCAATGCTGCCTCACAGGAGGCCATCAAGGCCAAGGCCGAATTCCTGGCCAACATCAGCCACGAGATACGCACCCCCCTCAACGGAATCATGGGCATGCTCTCCGCCTTGGAGGACACTCCCATGACCGAGGAACAGTCCGAGCTGCTCTCCATCGCGGGCTATTCCGCCAGGCAGCTGCTCGGGGTGCTCAACGACGTGCTGGACGCCGCACGCATCGAGGCCGGCAACCTGCACCTTCACGAGGCTCCGCTGCATCTTGGGGAGCTGTTGCGCAAGGGAATGGGCGTCTACGAGGTGGAGGCCGCGAACCTCGAGTTGCAATTGGAGACCTCGATAGGCAAGGAACTGGAGCGCGAGCTGGTCCTGCTGGACGAGGTGCGCGTCAGGCAACTTCTCTTCAACCTGACGGGCAACGCGATCAAGTTCACCAGGCCGGGCGGAACCGTCTCGACCACCGCCTGGCTGGCGGGCAGTCAGGGCAGGCGGCGGCTCGTGCTGATTGTTTCGGATACGGGCATAGGCATCCCGTTGGACAAGCTCCCCCATATCTTCGAGCCTTTCGTGCAGGCGGATGGCGGCCTCACCCGCCAGTACGGCGGCGTGGGCCTGGGGCTTTCCATCGTGCGCAAGCTGGTGGCGGCCATGGGCGGCAGCCTCTGCGTCTCCAGTTCGCCTGGGGAAGGCGCGGATTTCGTGATCAGCCTTCCGGTGCAAACGAAGCCCCTGCGGCGGCCCGCTTCAGGGAAGCAGCGGCATCCTTCTCCCGACCTGCCTCCTCCCATGAAGGCCCTGCTGGCCGAAGACGACACCATAGGCAGGCTCACGGGCACGCGCATGCTGGAGAAACTGGGCATGGAGGTGGCCTGCGCCCAGAACGGGCACCAGGCCGTGGAGATGTTCCGCTCCAGCCAATACGACATCGTGTTCATGGACGTGCAGATGCCCGTCATGGACGGGCTGGCGGCCACCCGCGCCATCCGCGAGGCGGAGACGGCTGCGTCCTCCAAGAGCCGGACGCCCATCGTGGCCATGACGGCCCACGCCATGGACGGCGACAGGGACATCTGCCTGCAGGCGGGCATGGACGGCTACGTGGCCAAGCCCCTGGACAAGGACAAGCTGGTGGAAGCGGTCAAGCTGGCCCTCGCCAGCTGCGGGAAATGA
- the cimA gene encoding citramalate synthase — MVKVQIYDTTLRDGAQAVDINLTAEDKMRIALKLDELGVDYIEGGWPGSNPTDKRFFEDVQGHRLKHARIAAFGSTHNPKNTAETDPNLKGLVASRAPVLTIFGKTWDQHVTEALRVDLPRNLELIENSLAWLKPQCEELFFDAEHFFDGFRINREYALECLKRAHQGGAEVLVLCDTNGGTLPCDIRKICDAVMKALPLAKIGIHAHNDTDMAVANSLMAVQAGVVQVQGTMNGFGERCGNANLCSIIPTMELKLKKPVLPKGNLALLTAVSRFVDEVANRVPFSRQPYVGEAAFAHKGGIHVSAVAKNSMLYEHIQPEKVGNVQRVVLSDMSGQSNILFKAKEYGIMLEKGSPEVLDILQQVKDKEAHGYEYSAAEASFELLMRRALGLSRRYFTLIKYRMLDWKQADCENPLAEATVMVQVGGNVEHTAASGLGPVNALDTALRKALSRFYPRIAEIRLLDFKVRVLNSKSKTDTGTASNVRVLISSGDHHDTWTTVGVSHNIIQASWQALEDSVNYKLLLEDRKKLIR; from the coding sequence ATGGTCAAGGTCCAGATATACGACACCACGCTGCGCGACGGAGCCCAGGCCGTAGACATCAACCTCACCGCCGAAGACAAGATGCGCATCGCGCTCAAGCTCGACGAGCTTGGTGTGGACTACATCGAAGGCGGGTGGCCCGGCTCCAACCCCACGGACAAACGCTTCTTCGAGGACGTGCAGGGCCACCGCCTCAAGCACGCCCGCATCGCGGCGTTCGGCTCCACGCACAACCCGAAGAACACCGCCGAGACCGACCCCAACCTCAAGGGGCTGGTGGCCAGCCGCGCACCGGTGCTGACCATCTTCGGCAAAACGTGGGACCAGCACGTCACCGAGGCCCTGCGCGTGGACCTGCCGCGCAACCTGGAGCTCATCGAGAACTCCCTGGCCTGGCTCAAGCCTCAGTGCGAGGAGCTGTTCTTCGACGCCGAGCACTTCTTCGACGGCTTCCGCATCAACCGCGAATACGCCCTGGAGTGCCTCAAGCGCGCCCACCAGGGCGGGGCCGAGGTGCTCGTGCTCTGCGACACCAACGGCGGCACCCTGCCCTGCGACATCCGCAAGATCTGCGACGCGGTGATGAAGGCCCTGCCCCTGGCCAAGATCGGCATCCACGCCCACAACGACACGGACATGGCCGTGGCCAACTCGCTCATGGCCGTGCAGGCGGGCGTGGTGCAGGTGCAGGGCACCATGAACGGTTTCGGCGAGCGCTGCGGCAACGCCAACCTGTGCTCCATCATCCCCACCATGGAGCTCAAGCTGAAAAAGCCCGTGCTGCCCAAGGGCAACCTGGCCCTGCTCACGGCCGTGTCGCGTTTCGTGGACGAGGTGGCCAACAGGGTGCCCTTCTCCCGCCAGCCCTACGTGGGCGAGGCCGCCTTCGCGCACAAGGGCGGCATCCACGTTTCGGCCGTGGCCAAAAACTCCATGCTCTACGAGCACATCCAGCCGGAGAAGGTGGGCAACGTCCAGCGCGTGGTCCTTTCGGACATGTCCGGCCAGTCCAACATCCTGTTCAAGGCCAAGGAATACGGCATCATGCTGGAAAAGGGCTCGCCCGAGGTCCTGGACATCCTCCAGCAGGTCAAGGACAAGGAAGCCCACGGCTACGAGTATTCCGCCGCGGAGGCATCCTTCGAACTGCTCATGCGCCGGGCCCTGGGCCTCTCGCGCCGCTACTTCACGCTCATCAAATACCGCATGTTGGACTGGAAGCAGGCCGACTGCGAAAACCCCCTGGCCGAGGCCACGGTGATGGTCCAGGTGGGGGGCAACGTGGAGCACACGGCCGCCTCGGGCCTGGGCCCCGTGAACGCCTTGGACACCGCCCTGCGCAAGGCCCTCTCCCGCTTCTATCCGCGCATCGCGGAGATCAGGCTCCTGGACTTCAAGGTCAGGGTGCTCAACTCCAAATCGAAGACCGACACGGGCACCGCCTCCAACGTGCGCGTCCTGATATCATCAGGCGACCATCACGACACCTGGACCACCGTGGGCGTTTCCCACAACATCATCCAGGCCAGCTGGCAGGCTCTGGAGGATTCGGTGAACTACAAGCTCCTTCTTGAAGACCGGAAAAAACTGATCAGATGA
- a CDS encoding SGNH/GDSL hydrolase family protein: MFALVAGVLLIGLLEAGAYLVVGPVNVDVGGINKLMMMGGEAPLMQFVKDPVLGYRLANNKLDDPMFQDQWGQNYTRKKPEGVFRIICLGGSTTYGTCADPRTTYPALLESLFNKSLGESPRRFEVVNAGTMGYNSWHSMLRAAQELDAMQPDMYLLMDGLNDVITSMSASPDTQDQMERLTAQVNVGITGRTSWVSRLDGVLRKSALYRLMRRWSDSIKTARLENKGEAARKIASFGYEKNMSTFIQRAQEKGVGVMLVNYPWVVRPDENFEQLSNRIPYKLDRNYFPYFQAGREYISKVNADLGKSLGALVADPQPIIDDSLKTDRNVRRIFCDTVHFTHLGNFYIAATAFNILQQYAPLKNYLGEYPLKEPETRVLETMRAMDIHPHYAGGAIFPKPTEKPLDARIVDMRDIQVSPEADMPPWKVYSPSPGAGKGTLRVQVGKSAAFKRANDFNAIIYVRFSNPQEAAIIRFWDGTSTQINHPGGAGWSPISERYGLHIPDPGTGSGIMEIELHGLAQLWSREGELLFENPQGD, translated from the coding sequence TTGTTCGCGCTCGTCGCTGGCGTCCTGCTGATCGGCTTGCTGGAGGCTGGCGCCTATCTGGTGGTGGGTCCCGTGAACGTGGATGTGGGGGGCATCAACAAGCTGATGATGATGGGGGGGGAAGCCCCGCTGATGCAGTTCGTCAAAGACCCCGTCCTCGGCTACCGCCTCGCCAACAACAAACTGGACGACCCCATGTTCCAGGACCAGTGGGGGCAGAACTACACGCGCAAGAAGCCAGAGGGCGTCTTCAGGATCATCTGCCTGGGCGGCTCCACCACCTATGGCACGTGCGCCGATCCGCGGACGACCTATCCGGCCCTGCTGGAGTCGCTCTTCAACAAATCCCTGGGTGAATCCCCGCGCAGGTTCGAGGTCGTCAACGCGGGGACCATGGGCTACAACAGCTGGCACAGCATGCTCCGCGCCGCCCAGGAGCTCGACGCCATGCAGCCGGATATGTACCTGCTCATGGACGGCCTCAACGACGTGATAACCTCCATGAGTGCTTCGCCCGACACCCAGGATCAGATGGAGCGGCTCACCGCCCAGGTGAACGTCGGTATAACCGGCAGAACATCCTGGGTGTCCCGTCTGGATGGCGTGCTGCGTAAATCCGCGCTGTACAGGCTGATGCGGCGCTGGAGCGATTCGATCAAGACCGCGCGGCTCGAAAACAAGGGAGAGGCGGCCCGGAAGATCGCCTCGTTCGGCTACGAAAAGAACATGTCCACGTTCATCCAGCGCGCCCAGGAGAAGGGCGTCGGCGTCATGCTCGTGAACTATCCCTGGGTCGTGCGCCCGGACGAAAACTTCGAGCAGCTCTCGAATCGCATTCCCTACAAGTTGGACCGCAACTATTTCCCCTATTTCCAGGCTGGAAGGGAGTACATCTCAAAGGTCAATGCTGATCTGGGCAAGTCGCTCGGGGCGCTGGTTGCTGATCCGCAGCCCATCATCGACGATTCGCTCAAAACCGACAGGAATGTCCGCAGGATTTTTTGCGATACGGTCCACTTCACCCATCTCGGCAATTTCTACATCGCCGCCACAGCATTCAACATCCTCCAGCAGTACGCCCCCTTGAAAAACTATCTCGGGGAATACCCCCTGAAAGAACCGGAAACCAGGGTTCTGGAGACCATGCGGGCCATGGACATCCACCCCCACTATGCGGGCGGGGCGATCTTCCCCAAGCCAACGGAAAAGCCTCTGGACGCTCGCATTGTGGATATGCGCGACATTCAGGTATCGCCGGAGGCAGACATGCCGCCCTGGAAGGTCTATTCCCCGTCGCCCGGCGCGGGCAAAGGCACCTTGAGGGTGCAGGTGGGGAAATCAGCCGCCTTCAAGCGCGCCAACGACTTCAACGCCATCATCTACGTCCGGTTCTCCAACCCGCAGGAAGCCGCGATCATCCGCTTCTGGGATGGAACCTCCACCCAGATCAACCACCCCGGCGGCGCGGGGTGGTCGCCCATCTCGGAACGCTACGGCTTGCACATTCCCGACCCTGGCACCGGGAGCGGCATCATGGAGATCGAGTTGCACGGGTTGGCGCAGCTCTGGTCGCGGGAGGGCGAGCTGCTGTTTGAAAATCCCCAGGGGGACTGA
- a CDS encoding aspartate kinase, producing the protein MKIMVQKYGGTSVAGLERMKKVLSRVSKGVEEGFKVVVVLSAMSGETNKLIGLAKEFSSEPDSEEMDALVATGENVSVALFSILAKDNGIKAKSLQGWQVPILTTDAYKKARIVSIDAQKMRAMLEDIDVLVVAGFQGVDCHGRVTTLGRGGSDTTGVALAAALKADVCEIYTDVDGVFTTDPRVCSAARKLDVVSYDEMLELASSGSKVLQIRSVEFAKKYNVPVRVRSTFTDDPGTLVTQEDAMMEDLVISGIAFDRDQCRITVAKVKDKPGVAAAIFGAIAKQRILVDMIIQNTSSDGYTDMTFTISRADLDQTMAILEGVCKEIGAEGVQHDLNVAKVSVVGVGMRNHSGVASTMFQALQEENINIKLIATSEIKITCLIDEKYIELAVRALHTAFGLDKKAVQAC; encoded by the coding sequence ATGAAAATCATGGTGCAAAAGTACGGCGGCACCTCCGTTGCGGGACTCGAACGGATGAAGAAGGTGCTGTCGCGGGTGTCCAAGGGCGTTGAGGAAGGCTTCAAAGTCGTGGTGGTTCTCTCGGCCATGTCCGGCGAAACCAACAAACTCATCGGCCTGGCCAAGGAGTTCTCATCCGAACCGGACTCCGAGGAGATGGACGCCCTGGTGGCCACGGGCGAAAACGTCTCCGTCGCCCTGTTCTCCATCCTCGCCAAGGATAACGGCATCAAGGCCAAGTCCCTGCAGGGCTGGCAGGTGCCCATCCTGACCACCGACGCATACAAGAAGGCGCGCATCGTCAGCATCGACGCCCAGAAGATGCGAGCCATGCTCGAAGACATCGACGTGCTCGTGGTGGCCGGGTTCCAGGGCGTGGACTGCCACGGCCGCGTGACTACCCTGGGCCGGGGCGGCTCCGACACCACGGGCGTGGCCCTGGCCGCGGCCCTCAAGGCCGACGTGTGCGAGATCTACACCGACGTGGACGGCGTGTTCACCACGGACCCACGCGTATGCTCGGCGGCCCGCAAGCTCGACGTGGTCTCCTACGACGAGATGCTGGAGCTGGCCAGTTCCGGCTCCAAGGTGCTCCAGATCCGCTCCGTGGAATTCGCCAAGAAATACAACGTGCCCGTCAGGGTCCGTTCCACCTTTACTGATGACCCGGGGACATTGGTCACCCAGGAGGACGCCATGATGGAAGATCTCGTGATTTCCGGCATTGCCTTTGACCGCGACCAGTGCCGGATCACCGTGGCCAAGGTCAAGGACAAGCCCGGCGTTGCCGCCGCCATTTTCGGAGCCATCGCCAAGCAGCGCATCCTGGTGGACATGATCATCCAGAACACCAGCAGCGACGGCTACACCGACATGACCTTCACCATCTCCCGCGCCGACCTGGACCAGACCATGGCCATCCTCGAGGGCGTCTGCAAGGAGATCGGGGCCGAGGGCGTCCAGCACGACCTCAACGTGGCCAAGGTCTCCGTGGTGGGCGTGGGCATGCGCAACCACTCCGGCGTGGCCTCCACCATGTTCCAGGCCCTGCAGGAGGAGAACATCAACATCAAGCTGATCGCCACCTCCGAGATCAAGATCACCTGCCTGATCGACGAGAAATACATCGAGCTGGCCGTGCGCGCGCTGCACACCGCCTTCGGCCTGGACAAGAAGGCGGTACAGGCCTGCTAG
- a CDS encoding adenine phosphoribosyltransferase, giving the protein MDLRAYIRDIPDFPKPGILFYDITPLLGHPAAFRHSIDLMAERFQDSGATKVACAEARGFIFGAALAYKMDIGFVPVRKPGKLPWKTTTVTYDLEYGTDTLCMHEDAFLRDEKILLIDDVLATGGTLQGMLKLMDACSVDIVGIGVLAELVFLQGREKLGNIPLESLVKLG; this is encoded by the coding sequence ATGGATCTGCGCGCCTATATCCGCGACATCCCGGATTTCCCCAAGCCCGGCATCCTCTTCTATGACATCACCCCCCTGCTGGGGCACCCCGCCGCGTTCAGGCACTCCATCGACCTGATGGCCGAACGCTTCCAGGACAGCGGCGCCACCAAGGTTGCCTGCGCCGAGGCGCGGGGCTTCATCTTCGGCGCGGCCCTGGCCTACAAGATGGATATCGGCTTCGTGCCCGTGCGCAAGCCCGGCAAGCTCCCCTGGAAGACCACCACCGTCACCTACGACCTTGAGTACGGCACGGACACCCTCTGCATGCACGAGGACGCATTCCTGCGCGACGAGAAGATCCTGCTCATCGACGACGTGCTGGCCACCGGCGGCACGCTGCAGGGCATGCTCAAGCTCATGGACGCCTGCAGCGTGGACATCGTGGGCATCGGCGTTCTGGCGGAGCTGGTGTTCCTGCAGGGACGCGAGAAGCTCGGCAACATCCCCTTGGAAAGCCTGGTCAAGCTGGGGTAG
- the mtnP gene encoding S-methyl-5'-thioadenosine phosphorylase, which produces MKIAIIGGSGLDNPDILESPRDEEFDTPYGKPNSTLRHGTINGRDVVLLARHGRSHTCPPTWVNYRANVWALKNAGCTHILSTTAVGSLKEEIKRGDLVILDQFIDFTRQRAITFHERFEPHCPVHTPMADPFDEGLRQRLVAACARFGYAHHPRGTVVTIEGPRFSTRAESHMFRSWGADVINMSVATEAILAAEAGVPYAAVAMSTDYDCWKTDEAPVTWEDILHIFQQNAKKVTDVLIEVISGLDS; this is translated from the coding sequence ATGAAAATTGCCATCATCGGCGGCAGCGGCCTGGACAACCCGGACATCCTTGAATCGCCTCGTGACGAGGAGTTTGACACCCCCTACGGCAAGCCCAACTCCACCCTGCGTCACGGCACCATAAATGGCAGGGATGTGGTCCTGCTGGCGCGGCACGGCCGCTCTCACACCTGCCCGCCCACCTGGGTGAACTACCGGGCCAACGTCTGGGCGCTGAAGAACGCCGGGTGCACGCACATCCTCTCCACCACGGCCGTGGGGTCCCTCAAGGAGGAGATCAAACGCGGCGACCTGGTGATCCTGGACCAGTTCATCGACTTCACCCGCCAGCGCGCCATCACCTTCCACGAGCGCTTCGAGCCCCACTGCCCCGTGCATACGCCCATGGCCGACCCCTTCGACGAGGGGCTGCGCCAGCGCCTTGTGGCGGCCTGCGCCCGCTTCGGCTACGCGCACCATCCCCGGGGGACGGTGGTCACCATCGAGGGGCCGCGCTTCTCCACCAGGGCGGAATCGCACATGTTCCGCTCCTGGGGCGCGGACGTGATCAACATGAGCGTGGCGACAGAGGCCATCCTGGCGGCCGAGGCGGGCGTACCCTATGCGGCGGTGGCCATGTCCACCGATTACGACTGCTGGAAAACGGATGAAGCCCCCGTCACCTGGGAGGACATCCTGCACATCTTCCAGCAGAACGCGAAGAAGGTCACGGACGTGCTCATCGAGGTCATCTCCGGCCTGGATTCATGA
- a CDS encoding PxxKW family cysteine-rich protein, translated as MSYAVNGIECHPIVEKCDGCDRTKEVEGVKYCTSYPLPERKWAKNVCNFATHVKAEKDTGGKVKVNPLKASKRAARGR; from the coding sequence ATGAGCTATGCGGTGAACGGCATCGAGTGCCATCCCATTGTCGAGAAGTGCGACGGTTGCGACCGCACCAAGGAAGTCGAGGGCGTCAAGTACTGCACCAGCTACCCCCTGCCGGAGCGCAAGTGGGCCAAGAACGTCTGCAACTTCGCCACCCACGTCAAGGCTGAGAAGGACACCGGCGGCAAGGTCAAGGTGAACCCGCTGAAGGCATCCAAGCGCGCCGCGCGCGGCCGTTAG